Proteins encoded together in one Juglans regia cultivar Chandler chromosome 9, Walnut 2.0, whole genome shotgun sequence window:
- the LOC118349490 gene encoding putative wall-associated receptor kinase-like 16, whose protein sequence is MQESSSLQTVLLQQQAAVKLLLGLLAISAATFVATAAAKPNSSCNRTCGLLEIPYPFGTSKGCYLDSSFLITCNSSSKAGTRTPTPFLRRSNVIEVLNISLDGELHVSAPVARDCPQELDYNPNNSYTALSLRGFSISYTKNVLTTVGCDSLALIGSSTSDKNYTTGCVSLCDNIDGMVNDSCSGIGCCQTPIPDGIKDFKVSLTSLYKHSKVRKFNPCGFAFVVEKKEYNFSTLDLQNMQDKDVFPLVLDWAVGSKTCEDAKKNTTGYACKAANSECYNSKNGPGYLCNCFSGYQGNPYLFNGCQDIDECKTPNHGCADHACFNHVGSYTCSCPKGYQGDGLRNGTSCIPKPTNSKNIIIALCIGISLLVLLLGGSLILLGLKRRKLMKLQEKYFQQNGGLMLQEHILNQGRSMETTKIFSNDELKKATNNYDESRVLGKGGYGTVYKGVLPDNKEVAIKKSKICDKSQIEQFINEVILLTQINHRNVVKLLGCCLETEVPLLVYEFITNGTLFDHIHDISRASSLSWEKRLKIAIEVARALAYLHSETSMPIIHRDVKSTNILLDDNHIAKVADFGASRLIALDQTEITTLVQGTLGYLDPEYFQTGQLTEKSDVYSFGVVLAELLTGEQAISSYRPESYKNLAMFFVSAVKEDRLLHILEDHIVNEGNIEPLKEVANLAKGCLRLRGEDRPTMMEVAMELEGLRIMGKHPWGKDKQTTEETEYLLSAPTVPFNIDIGVGSSVSAVSGSDSMINQLLKPLDDGR, encoded by the exons ATGCAAGAGTCCTCCTCGCTTCAAACTGTTCTTCTGCAGCAACAAGCTGCTGTAAAACTCCTGCTTGGGTTACTTGCAATTTCAGCAGCAACATTTGTAGCAACTGCAGCAGCTAAACCCAATTCCAGCTGCAACAGAACATGTGGATTGCTTGAAATCCCCTACCCATTTGGAACATCCAAAGGCTGCTACCTTGACTCGTCTTTTCTCATTACTTGTAACTCTTCCTCCAAAGCCGGGACGCGTACTCCAACACCATTTCTGCGCCGTAGTAACGTTATAGAGGTACTCAACATATCATTGGATGGTGAACTGCATGTCTCAGCTCCTGTAGCCCGTGATTGCCCACAGGAATTGGACTACAATCCCAACAATAGCTATACCGCTCTCAGCCTGCGAGGGTTTTCCATCTCGTATACAAAGAACGTGCTCACCACCGTCGGTTGCGACTCTCTAGCGCTCATTGGAAGTTCAACCTCAGACAAGAATTATACGACAGGATGTGTGTCACTCTGTGACAACATCGACGGCATGGTTAACGATTCTTGCTCTGGCATAGGTTGTTGCCAGACTCCTATTCCAGATGGAATAAAAGATTTTAAGGTGTCCCTTACCAGCCTTTATAAACACTCCAAAGTGAGGAAATTCAATCCATGTGGTTTCGCCTTTGTGgtggaaaaaaaagaatacaactTTTCCACCTTAGATCTTCAGAATATGCAGGATAAAGATGTTTTTCCCTTGGTGCTAGATTGGGCAGTTGGGAGCAAGACATGTGAAGATGCTAAGAAGAATACTACAGGATACGCATGTAAGGCAGCAAATAGTGAATGTTACAATTCCAAAAACGGTCCTGGGTATCTCTGCAACTGCTTCTCAGGCTATCAAGGAAATCCATATCTCTTTAATGGTTGCCAAG ATATTGATGAATGTAAAACCCCAAATCATGGGTGCGCTGATCATGCATGTTTCAACCATGTGGGGTCTTACACCTGTTCTTGCCCCAAGGGATACCAAGGAGATGGGTTGAGAAATGGAACTAGTTGCATTCCTAAACCAACCAATTCTAAGAATATCATCATTGCTCtat GTATCGGCATAAGTCTCCTAGTCTTGCTCTTGGGAGGTTCTTTAATACTTTTGGGATTGAAAAGAAGGAAGCTCATGAAACTCCAAGAAAAGTACTTCCAACAAAATGGTGGCTTAATGTTACAAGAACATATTTTGAATCAGGGAAGGTCTATGGAGACAACGAAAATATTTAGTAATGATGAGCTTAAAAAGGCCACCAACAATTATGACGAGAGTAGAGTCCTTGGCAAAGGGGGTTATGGAACTGTTTACAAAGGTGTATTACCCGATAACAAAGAGGTTGCCATTAAAAAGTCCAAAATCTGTGATAAGAGCCAAATCGAGCAATTCATAAATGAGGTGATTTTGCTTACCCAAATTAATCATAGAAATGTGGTTAAACTATTAGGTTGTTGTCTTGAAACAGAAGTTCCCTTACTTGTATATGAATTTATCACAAATGGGACTCTTTTTGACCATATTCATGATATAAGTCGGGCTTCTTCTCTTTCATGGGAAAAACGTTTGAAGATAGCAATAGAAGTAGCAAGAGCCCTTGCATACCTACATTCTGAAACTTCTATGCCAATTATACATAGAGATGTGAAAAGTACAAATATACTATTAGATGATAACCACATAGCAAAAGTGGCTGACTTTGGAGCTTCAAGGTTGATAGCTCTTGATCAAACGGAAATAACCACCTTGGTGCAAGGAACTCTTGGGTACTTAGACCCTGAATACTTCCAAACTGGCCAGCTAACagaaaaaagtgatgtgtaCAGTTTTGGTGTTGTGTTGGCAGAGCTGTTGACAGGTGAACAGGCAATTTCTTCCTATAGGCCTGAAAGTTATAAAAACCTTGCAATGTTTTTTGTTTCTGCAGTTAAAGAAGATCGTCTACTTCACATTCTTGAGGATCACATTGTCAATGAGGGTAATATTGAGCCATTAAAGGAAGTTGCTAATCTTGCAAAAGGGTGCTTAAGGTTAAGAGGGGAGGATAGGCCCACTATGATGGAAGTGGCAATGGAGCTTGAAGGATTGAGAATTATGGGAAAGCATCCATGGGGAAAGGATAAGCAAACCACAGAAGAAACAGAATACTTGCTCAGTGCACCTACAGTCCCTTTCAACATTGATATTGGAGTTGGTTCTTCTGTAAGTGCAGTTAGTGGGTCTGATAGCATGATAAACCAACTCTTGAAACCCCTAGATGATGGTCGATAA